From Quercus robur chromosome 8, dhQueRobu3.1, whole genome shotgun sequence:
CAATATAACTTcatttttaaactcatttaatcCTTGTATAGAACTTCGTGATAGTCTTTTCACAGCAATTTCATGTCCATCTGTTAGTGTACCCTGGAAATTCACACTTGTAAGTGGATTTTATTGAAATAGAATATGCTGATAATTGCTTTTCGGTGGTCTTTATAAAATTATCTTGTATATTTACCTTGTATACAAGTCCAAAGCCTCCTTCACCTAGCTTGTTATCGCTTGAAAAGTTGTTAGTGGCAATGTCTATGGTAGCTAGGTTGAAGAATGGGACCTCCAAGTCTTCACTTTGGAGTTCAATGTTCTGGTCTAACATGATATTGTTCTCCATTTTATCTGATAAGAGCAAGATGGACTTCACATTATACAAAATAAACTAGAATAATGACAacttttaaattcaattagaccCATCAATTATACAgttgaattattatttaatttcaaattaaatcaattatatGATCCAAAGTGTCAATATTAACAATCAAAACAACAAGTTACCATGTCATattgcaaaataataaaatcaataaaagcaTGAGACACATATTATGATATTGAAGTGGAAAACCAATGGAGAACTCTCCAAAAGGGGAAACCATTACAATGGTAACTTATACTAAGGGTAACCTATCCTAACTAAGGCAATccattataaaatgatttttacaATCTTGTCCAAAACCTTTGTATCTAGACTAGCTCTTCAATCCCAGAAGATAACTCACTGCTGTGACATCAAACACTACAGAACTCAAAACTTCTAGTTTGGATTTCTTCACAAATGATTTGTACATGCAACAAACTAGAAACTCTAATGCAGTCTCCGACACCTACTTGAAGATTTGATCTACAATTAACTCAGTGGAAGAAAGGGTCGGTGTGGTTTCAAACTTCAGATCACAAGCTCTTAAAAAAACTAGAAGGCGTCCTTAAAGATAGCTCATAGAATTGAAGGCatggttttctctctaaaatctttGAGTTTTTGCCTCTATAACCTCATTGTAAATCATGCTTAGATGGTTTAAATAGGTGGTAACATGTAGGGTTAGAATTCTAATCAGAACAGGATTGGAATTTTGTTTCTGTAATTGTCGCTGAAGCAAGGGTTGAGTGAGGATCAGGCGAGGCCTCGCTTGCCGCTGGGGCCGCAAGTATTTGTTCCCTTGAGTGGCCTTGGTTTCCACTTGAGCGTGCCTCTTCAATCAACGATACTTTAACCAGATTTTTAAATTTCGTTGACAAAATAATAACAGATAGTCAGATAGAAGAATACTTCCCATCAATCTGAGGTCTCTTGAGTCTAAATtcacaacaccccccccccccccccccccccccccaccctttttgtcacaaaatGACAAAGGATAGTCTAAAGGTAATAGTTTAGCTTAAACAAGGCAGTGATAAAAAAGACCCACCATAGAGTAATGTATAGATGCCAACAAAGATGTAGCATGCAAGAAGATACCAATAAATGCTTGACATGGGCATAGGGCACTAAGTGCCATTAGCACTATGTGTAACAACGGTACCAACCAAAAATAGAACGCACAAAATTGACACTCGAAagacccaaaacaaaaactaattctGATACCAAATGCGCGAAGTTGAAGAACATAAGATGTGGTTTGTATGCTGTccaaaatgcaagaaatttcATGAATAATCAATTAATTTGCGAAAACAAAACACCATACTGCTTGGAAATTGAGGTTAACCCAAAAACTGTGATTATGGCATATTATCATTTATCAAGCCAATGTGCAAGTGACCGAGTGCGGTGAATATATGACCTTCAAAAATTTTTCCCACTAAGCAGTAACTGCAATCAAATAGAAAAACATGAACATTTTGCTAAGTGCTTCAGTAAGGTAGAAACAAAAGTCAGTCAATCCCaagagtaataaaataaaatcccaaaTCAAAATCCTAAATGAGATGCAGCAAGAATCAAGAATTTACGATCATACATACGAAACAAGTTTGTAGAATTAAAGGCCAAGATCAATGACAATTCAAGTGAGAAGGAAAGCTAGAATAAGAGACGAGACTGGTGCAAATTAACAGTAGCAAAGGTCAGAAGCAGTTTATGCAGGGTGCAGGGGTATTAATGTATTAGACTTAAATTGACTAAATCTACCAGAAAGGTCTTGCTCAAGCAGAATTTAACAAGTCGATTGAGTAGGCTTGAAGAATTGGCAAGCAAAGTTTAGGCGAGGGTCATGCGAAGATGTTGCTTTAATAGCACTCAtgcagtttttttattattattattattattattgtagaatAGAATTCATATGGAATGAGACATAAAAGTAGCttaaatgtatttatataaaaggattgtgTCAAGAATAAGAGGATATAATCATAAAACAGAGAATTTCCATATTAGGTGATGGTGATTGAAATGTGATTAATCACTTTCCTTCAAGCGCGCAGGAAATGTGACTCCATGATCAttctatttctatatttttttaatggggaAACCAGGTATacccttaaattcacccggttgagttaaaataaattgacctcaattaattaattcaattatccaaattgattaattaggtcaaattacatgcaaatcgtggaggcaccaacaaattGCCAAATACCtaatatgcagcagaaaataaattaacatggtGATCTATtgacaaatgggaaaaatcTCTCGCAAGGCGAAAATGctaccgggtgaatttaaggtcaccactcttaaaaatccactaatcaataatcaagcagttacaagtatgagaaatcttaccactaccctggtctatc
This genomic window contains:
- the LOC126695944 gene encoding G-type lectin S-receptor-like serine/threonine-protein kinase At4g27290 — protein: MENNIMLDQNIELQSEDLEVPFFNLATIDIATNNFSSDNKLGEGGFGLVYKGTLTDGHEIAVKRLSRSSIQGLNEFKNEVILIAKLQHRNLVRLLGYCIEGDETMLIYEYMPNGSLDSFIFGLNFSKTY